A section of the Brevundimonas sp. AJA228-03 genome encodes:
- a CDS encoding DNA methyltransferase, which translates to MSVAPGSIRDSIINYLAAVDGDATASEITAAVTLQLGGVSPSSVRSYLNLNVPKVFARTGRGKYRLQGVLEEANVHHMNLEPAVRNGKATLFHADCFEWLSAREANSIQAVVTDPPYGIIEYTEKEMAKLRSGKGGVWRVPPSFDGHRRAPLPRFTVLNDAELVQLYAFFRRLGTNLARVVVPGGNVVVASNPLLSHLVASAMEESGLEMRGYLARLTMTMRGGDRPKNAHEEFSGVSVMPRSQWEPWVVLRKPVEGRVQDNLRKWKTGGFRRPSDERPFGDVIRSNPTSKAEKTMAPHPSLKPQDFLRQVVLASLPLGEGVVLDPFAGSGSTLAAANAVGYRSIGVEADPKFVRLADDAIPKLSRLKLDRPTAI; encoded by the coding sequence GTGTCAGTAGCTCCCGGCAGCATACGCGATTCGATCATCAACTATCTGGCAGCGGTCGACGGCGACGCGACAGCCTCCGAGATAACCGCCGCCGTGACCCTTCAGCTGGGCGGAGTCTCTCCTTCATCCGTTAGGTCATATTTGAACCTGAACGTTCCGAAGGTTTTTGCGCGGACGGGACGCGGCAAGTATCGGCTGCAAGGTGTGCTGGAAGAGGCCAACGTTCATCATATGAACCTCGAGCCAGCTGTACGGAACGGAAAGGCCACGCTTTTTCACGCCGACTGTTTCGAGTGGCTGTCGGCGCGGGAGGCGAACTCGATTCAGGCAGTTGTTACTGACCCTCCATATGGGATCATTGAATACACCGAAAAGGAAATGGCGAAGCTGCGTAGTGGGAAGGGCGGGGTTTGGCGCGTCCCCCCTTCGTTCGATGGCCATCGGCGAGCACCGCTCCCTCGCTTCACAGTCCTTAATGATGCGGAACTCGTGCAGCTTTACGCATTCTTCCGGCGGCTTGGCACGAACCTAGCGCGGGTTGTAGTTCCGGGAGGAAACGTAGTGGTCGCCAGCAATCCTTTGCTGTCGCATTTGGTGGCGTCAGCGATGGAAGAGTCGGGGCTGGAAATGCGCGGCTATCTTGCTCGCCTGACCATGACCATGCGCGGGGGCGATCGTCCAAAAAATGCACACGAGGAATTTAGCGGAGTATCGGTTATGCCCCGGTCTCAGTGGGAGCCATGGGTCGTGCTCCGCAAGCCGGTTGAGGGTCGGGTCCAGGATAACTTGCGAAAATGGAAAACTGGCGGATTTCGCCGTCCATCTGACGAGCGGCCGTTTGGCGATGTGATCCGGTCGAACCCTACTAGCAAGGCAGAAAAAACCATGGCTCCCCACCCATCTCTCAAGCCTCAGGATTTCCTGCGGCAAGTTGTGTTAGCGTCGCTTCCGCTGGGTGAAGGCGTGGTGCTGGACCCATTCGCAGGCTCGGGCTCCACGCTCGCCGCTGCAAATGCCGTCGGCTACCGAAGCATCGGCGTGGAAGCTGACCCCAAATTTGTTAGGCTCGCCGACGACGCGATCCCGAAACTTTCCCGGCTTAAGCTAGATAGACCCACTGCGATCTGA
- a CDS encoding alpha/beta hydrolase, which yields MTLDRRTLLGVAALASAAPALAPVSASAQTRTPALAPPDPTEVVRLWPKGAPGGENVTVTAIVPERSTDPAFHDRFAQYTTDPILTVMRPLHPNGAALLLIPGGGYRWAVVDKEGLDVARVFAAAGVTCFVLRYRLPADGWTAGPNAPLQDAQRAMRLIRAHAADYGIDPTRIASLGGSAGGHLAGLLAARRDATYDAVDAADAASFRPDLNVLLYPVVTMADPFAHAGSRDLLLGASPTPEQIAAWSLEQMDWSGVAPTVLIHALDDASVPVENSLNLLATLRAAAVTTEAHLFQEGGHGFGIRLIAGKPAAVWPDLVQAFGSRNGWLP from the coding sequence ATGACCCTGGATCGTCGCACCCTCCTGGGCGTCGCCGCCCTCGCCTCCGCCGCCCCGGCCCTGGCACCGGTGTCCGCGTCCGCCCAAACCCGGACGCCCGCCCTCGCCCCGCCCGACCCGACCGAGGTCGTCCGCCTGTGGCCCAAGGGCGCGCCGGGCGGAGAAAACGTCACCGTCACCGCGATCGTGCCCGAACGCTCGACCGATCCGGCCTTCCACGACCGCTTCGCCCAGTACACCACCGACCCGATCCTGACGGTCATGCGGCCGCTGCACCCGAACGGAGCCGCCCTGCTGCTGATCCCGGGCGGCGGTTACCGCTGGGCTGTGGTGGACAAGGAGGGTCTGGACGTCGCTCGGGTCTTCGCGGCCGCCGGAGTCACCTGTTTCGTCCTGCGCTATCGCCTGCCCGCCGATGGCTGGACGGCCGGTCCGAACGCGCCCCTGCAGGACGCCCAGCGCGCCATGCGTCTGATCCGCGCCCACGCTGCCGACTACGGGATCGACCCGACCCGGATCGCCAGCCTCGGCGGTTCGGCGGGCGGGCACCTGGCCGGTCTGCTGGCCGCCCGCCGCGACGCGACCTACGACGCCGTCGATGCCGCCGACGCCGCCTCCTTCCGCCCCGACCTGAACGTCCTGCTCTATCCCGTCGTCACCATGGCCGACCCCTTCGCCCATGCCGGATCGCGCGACTTGCTGCTCGGGGCCTCCCCGACGCCCGAACAGATCGCCGCCTGGTCGCTGGAGCAGATGGACTGGTCCGGCGTGGCCCCCACCGTCCTGATCCATGCGCTGGACGATGCGTCCGTGCCGGTCGAGAACAGCCTGAACCTGCTGGCCACCCTGCGGGCCGCAGCCGTCACGACCGAGGCTCATCTGTTCCAGGAGGGCGGCCACGGCTTCGGCATCCGCCTGATCGCCGGCAAGCCCGCCGCCGTCTGGCCCGACCTGGTCCAGGCGTTCGGATCGCGCAACGGCTGGCTGCCCTGA
- the thiE gene encoding thiamine phosphate synthase has product MSLPPCQLYLITPPTIDDPDAFAARLERALDAGPVAALQIRLKPADDATITAAVQRLAPLAQARGVAVILNDRPDLAAMLGCDGVHVGQSDASVASARRIMGKSAMIGATCHDSRHLAMEAAEAGADYVAFGAFFPTRTKQTEHRPDPEILTIWQEVMEIPSVAIGGITVENAAGLVAAGADFLAVSAGVWSHPDGEAAAVRAFAALMAPSR; this is encoded by the coding sequence ATGTCTCTGCCGCCCTGCCAGCTCTATCTGATCACGCCGCCGACCATCGACGATCCGGACGCCTTCGCCGCCCGACTGGAGCGCGCCCTGGACGCCGGCCCGGTCGCGGCCCTGCAGATCCGGTTGAAGCCGGCCGACGATGCGACGATCACGGCGGCCGTCCAGCGTCTGGCCCCGCTGGCTCAGGCGCGCGGCGTGGCCGTCATTCTGAACGACCGCCCCGATCTGGCGGCGATGCTGGGCTGCGATGGCGTTCATGTGGGGCAATCGGACGCATCGGTCGCGTCGGCACGTCGGATCATGGGCAAGTCGGCGATGATCGGCGCGACCTGCCACGACAGCCGCCACCTGGCGATGGAAGCGGCCGAGGCCGGAGCCGACTATGTGGCCTTCGGGGCCTTCTTTCCGACGCGCACGAAGCAGACGGAGCACCGACCGGATCCCGAGATTCTGACGATCTGGCAGGAGGTTATGGAAATTCCGTCGGTCGCGATCGGCGGTATCACCGTCGAGAACGCCGCCGGCCTGGTCGCGGCCGGAGCGGACTTCCTGGCCGTCAGCGCCGGGGTCTGGTCCCATCCGGACGGCGAAGCGGCCGCCGTTCGCGCATTCGCTGCGCTTATGGCCCCATCGCGCTGA
- a CDS encoding helix-turn-helix domain-containing protein, giving the protein MGRTADYSRQSCSIAATLEVIGDPWTLLVIRDAFQGVKRFEQWQERLGVARNVLAARLKTLVQHGVLEPVLYSERPPRNEYVLTAKGRDLSDVLVSLYGWGSRHVYDKEVAGFDMIHETCGHSLQPRIACGCCGEIVNRRDIKLTRAENCPTVGEVLPRETATEEAA; this is encoded by the coding sequence ATGGGACGCACAGCCGACTATTCACGCCAGAGCTGCTCGATCGCCGCGACGCTGGAGGTCATCGGCGATCCGTGGACGCTGCTGGTCATCCGTGACGCCTTTCAGGGCGTGAAACGGTTCGAGCAGTGGCAGGAACGGCTGGGCGTGGCCCGCAATGTGCTGGCCGCGCGGCTGAAGACGCTGGTGCAGCACGGGGTGCTGGAGCCGGTGCTGTATTCCGAACGGCCGCCAAGGAACGAATATGTCCTGACGGCCAAGGGCCGGGATCTGTCGGACGTGCTGGTCAGCCTGTACGGCTGGGGCTCCAGGCACGTCTACGACAAGGAGGTCGCCGGGTTCGACATGATCCACGAGACCTGTGGTCACTCGCTGCAGCCGCGCATCGCCTGCGGCTGCTGCGGCGAGATCGTCAACCGCCGCGACATCAAGCTGACCCGCGCCGAGAACTGCCCCACAGTGGGCGAGGTCCTGCCGCGGGAGACGGCCACCGAAGAGGCGGCCTAA
- a CDS encoding bacterioferritin-associated ferredoxin, producing MYVCNCNGLRQRDVARAIEAGATRPADVFQRNQCAAQCAKCVCEMRQMIQDSRDTFALAAE from the coding sequence TTGTACGTCTGCAACTGCAATGGCCTTCGCCAACGGGACGTCGCCCGCGCCATCGAGGCCGGGGCCACGCGGCCCGCCGATGTTTTCCAGCGCAACCAATGTGCCGCGCAGTGTGCTAAATGCGTCTGCGAGATGCGCCAGATGATTCAGGACAGCCGGGACACCTTCGCTCTCGCCGCCGAATAG
- a CDS encoding cytochrome ubiquinol oxidase subunit I, giving the protein MDLDALLLSRLQFAFTIAFHILFPAFTIGLAAYLAVLEGLWLWTRREAFKTLYLFWVKIFALSFGMGVVSGVVLSYQFGTNWSEFIRLTGGVIGPLLAYEVLTAFFLEASFLGVMLFGWKKVGPKLHFTATVLVAIGTSISAFWILSANSWMQTPQGFRIMADGRFEAVDYMAVIFNPSLPSRLAHMMLAAFLTTGLVVGAASAFRLLKDRAAGVVTRGWSESRISLTMAVGLIAVLAPLQLVVGHASGEVTHKYQPSKTAAIEGYWETRADQPLHLFGIPDRDAQKNHFEVSIPGVGNLIQGVPRDEVIKGLDSWAREDQPPPFIPFFGFRIMVGLGLLMIGLGLWGAVLIVRRRLFDSPWFLRFAVAMGPSGFLAVLAGWMVTEVGRQPWIVYGVLKTRDAVSPVVTSQVATSLIAYIIVYSIVFTAGAIFILRLMAEGPVAATTGPSPRGQRPPGTPMAMAPDDATPDDSGDGGVRGAVS; this is encoded by the coding sequence GTGGATCTCGACGCCCTGTTGCTGTCGCGACTTCAATTTGCCTTCACCATCGCCTTCCACATCCTGTTCCCCGCCTTCACCATCGGGCTGGCGGCCTATCTGGCGGTGCTGGAGGGGCTGTGGCTGTGGACCCGGCGCGAGGCGTTCAAGACACTGTATCTGTTCTGGGTGAAGATCTTCGCGCTCAGCTTCGGCATGGGCGTCGTGTCGGGGGTGGTGCTCAGCTACCAGTTCGGCACCAACTGGTCGGAGTTCATTCGCCTGACCGGCGGTGTGATCGGACCGCTGCTGGCCTATGAGGTCCTGACGGCCTTCTTCCTGGAGGCGTCGTTCCTGGGCGTGATGCTGTTCGGCTGGAAGAAGGTGGGGCCGAAGCTGCACTTCACCGCCACCGTGCTGGTGGCGATCGGCACGTCGATCTCGGCCTTCTGGATCCTGTCGGCCAACAGCTGGATGCAGACGCCCCAGGGGTTCCGGATCATGGCGGACGGACGGTTCGAGGCTGTCGACTACATGGCCGTGATCTTCAACCCCAGTCTGCCGTCGCGGCTGGCGCACATGATGCTGGCAGCGTTCCTGACCACCGGGCTGGTCGTGGGGGCCGCGTCCGCCTTCCGGCTGCTGAAGGATCGCGCGGCCGGGGTCGTCACCAGGGGCTGGAGCGAAAGCCGCATCTCGCTGACCATGGCGGTCGGGCTGATCGCGGTGCTGGCCCCGCTGCAATTGGTCGTCGGCCATGCCTCGGGCGAGGTCACGCACAAATACCAGCCCTCCAAGACGGCCGCGATCGAGGGCTATTGGGAAACCCGGGCGGACCAGCCGCTGCATCTGTTCGGCATCCCCGACCGCGATGCGCAGAAGAACCATTTCGAGGTCTCCATTCCTGGCGTCGGCAATCTGATCCAGGGCGTGCCCAGGGACGAGGTGATCAAGGGTCTGGACAGCTGGGCGCGCGAGGATCAGCCGCCGCCGTTCATTCCCTTCTTCGGGTTCCGGATCATGGTGGGTCTGGGCCTGCTGATGATCGGTCTGGGCCTGTGGGGCGCGGTTCTGATCGTCCGGCGTCGACTGTTCGACAGTCCATGGTTCCTGCGCTTCGCCGTCGCCATGGGACCCTCCGGCTTCCTGGCCGTGCTGGCGGGGTGGATGGTGACCGAGGTCGGGCGCCAGCCGTGGATCGTCTATGGCGTGCTGAAGACGCGCGATGCCGTATCGCCGGTGGTGACCAGCCAGGTCGCGACCTCGCTGATCGCCTACATCATCGTCTATTCGATCGTCTTCACGGCGGGGGCCATCTTCATTCTGCGCCTGATGGCCGAAGGCCCGGTCGCGGCCACGACCGGGCCTTCGCCGCGCGGACAGCGACCGCCGGGGACACCCATGGCCATGGCCCCGGACGACGCGACCCCCGATGACAGCGGCGATGGCGGCGTGCGTGGAGCGGTGTCATGA
- the cydB gene encoding cytochrome d ubiquinol oxidase subunit II: MSLDLPLIWAGLIAVAVLLYVTLDGFDLGIGILFPFARSKEERDVMMNTIAPVWDGNETWLVLGGGGLLAAFPLAYSVLMPALYLPILLMLAGLVLRGVAFEFRFRARLRGRKFWTQMFAGGSILTAVAQGLVLGGFIQGVTVRNERFAGGPFDWFTPYTLLVAVGLVAGYALLGGAWLMMKTKDNLHGDARRWTGVSALVVTVLLGAVSVATLLIHPRVAARWGFDLQDGFALDWGILLPLLPIPLLGLAGLALVFVMSRRGSHRWPFVGAMLVFLSGYLGLAAGFAPYIVPYALTFRQAAAPLNALGLMLVGTVVILPLILAYTGWVYWVFRGKIDEEAGYHH; encoded by the coding sequence ATGAGCCTGGACCTTCCCCTGATCTGGGCCGGGCTGATCGCGGTCGCGGTGCTGCTTTATGTGACGCTGGACGGCTTCGACCTGGGCATCGGCATCCTGTTTCCCTTCGCCCGGTCGAAGGAAGAGCGGGACGTGATGATGAACACCATCGCCCCCGTCTGGGACGGGAACGAGACCTGGCTGGTGCTGGGCGGCGGCGGGCTGCTGGCCGCGTTTCCGCTGGCCTATTCGGTGCTGATGCCGGCGCTGTATCTGCCGATCCTGCTGATGCTGGCGGGCCTGGTTCTGCGGGGCGTGGCGTTCGAGTTCCGGTTCCGGGCGAGGCTTCGAGGCCGCAAGTTCTGGACCCAGATGTTCGCGGGCGGCTCGATCCTGACGGCGGTGGCGCAGGGACTGGTGCTGGGCGGCTTCATCCAGGGCGTGACGGTGCGCAACGAGCGCTTTGCGGGCGGGCCCTTCGACTGGTTCACGCCCTATACGCTGCTGGTTGCGGTCGGTCTGGTGGCCGGTTACGCCCTGCTGGGCGGGGCCTGGCTGATGATGAAGACCAAAGACAATCTGCACGGCGACGCCAGGCGGTGGACCGGCGTCAGCGCGCTGGTCGTGACGGTGCTTCTGGGGGCCGTCAGTGTAGCGACGCTGCTGATCCACCCGCGTGTCGCGGCGCGCTGGGGGTTCGATCTGCAGGACGGGTTCGCCCTGGACTGGGGCATTCTGCTGCCGCTCCTGCCGATTCCGCTGCTGGGGCTGGCCGGGCTGGCCCTGGTGTTCGTGATGTCGCGGCGAGGGTCGCATCGGTGGCCGTTCGTGGGGGCGATGCTGGTCTTTCTGTCCGGCTATCTGGGGCTGGCGGCGGGATTCGCGCCCTATATCGTGCCCTATGCGCTGACCTTCCGGCAGGCGGCGGCCCCGCTGAACGCCCTGGGCCTGATGCTGGTCGGGACGGTGGTGATCCTGCCGCTGATCCTGGCCTACACCGGATGGGTCTATTGGGTGTTCCGCGGCAAGATCGACGAGGAGGCCGGCTATCATCATTGA
- a CDS encoding acyl-CoA thioesterase II: MSQQTLAEALSLTSGTDGSLSAGLTSDFSNAPLAMDPTRGAPFGGLMAALAARAAREGLAIAPPLQTLTVQYLAAARFETCAFTPTLLRGGRNVAFARIDAGQPDRPALSALATFGTVSHGETIKPLSAPLTPFDALDATPVDPALAPWFTRYIEHRFDGGPRLYQQNPVTDPTLRLWMRTTDHKPLDELDLCFLLDGIFPSYMTVLPAPPIISASVDLRYDFIEPLTPETSPEGWAVFQFTVRDLGGGWALDDGIAFSPSGQPLALARQRRKLAPRRAQREIAPDPAALP; this comes from the coding sequence ATGTCGCAGCAAACGCTCGCTGAAGCCCTGTCGCTGACGTCGGGAACGGACGGCAGCCTGTCGGCGGGCCTCACCAGCGATTTCTCCAATGCCCCCCTGGCCATGGACCCGACCCGGGGTGCGCCGTTCGGTGGATTGATGGCGGCCCTGGCAGCCCGCGCGGCGCGAGAGGGACTGGCCATCGCGCCGCCGCTGCAGACCCTGACGGTCCAGTATCTGGCCGCCGCCCGGTTCGAGACCTGCGCCTTCACCCCGACACTGCTGCGCGGCGGCCGGAACGTCGCCTTCGCCCGTATCGACGCGGGCCAGCCCGACCGCCCCGCCCTGTCGGCCCTTGCGACCTTCGGCACCGTCTCGCACGGAGAGACGATCAAGCCCCTGAGCGCGCCGCTCACCCCGTTCGACGCTCTGGACGCCACGCCCGTCGATCCCGCCCTGGCGCCCTGGTTCACCCGCTATATCGAGCACAGGTTCGACGGCGGGCCGCGCCTGTATCAGCAGAACCCCGTCACGGACCCGACCCTGCGTCTGTGGATGCGCACCACCGATCACAAGCCGCTGGACGAACTGGACCTGTGTTTCCTGCTGGATGGCATCTTTCCGTCCTATATGACCGTCCTGCCCGCCCCGCCGATCATCTCGGCCAGCGTCGACCTGCGCTACGACTTCATCGAGCCCCTGACGCCGGAGACTTCGCCCGAGGGCTGGGCCGTGTTCCAGTTCACCGTCCGCGATCTGGGTGGCGGTTGGGCTCTGGACGACGGCATCGCCTTCTCGCCCTCCGGCCAGCCTCTCGCCCTCGCCCGTCAGCGCCGCAAACTGGCACCCCGGCGAGCTCAGCGCGAAATCGCCCCGGACCCGGCCGCGCTCCCCTAG
- a CDS encoding sensor histidine kinase, giving the protein MATARALGATNLAFSEAPGVAVRPTVTTAASLFAQPLAPMLTVLGIVVLVILAVTTASEDGLVSALWAANGLAVGVWLRSGRGTSFDLSFGALVALGVLAGEFLAGNPPVLAVWFTVANMIEIVAAVTLARRFAPTLNLATVTGASRFIFWAAIVAPFVAGVIVASVLLATYGAPFLMSFQTWWFGHALGLAVVAPFVLAFEKRQLQSMLEPLRVAETVGLFTLLGGACIVVYFFLALPISFVVIPILILIAARLRLPGVTAALVLVSVAAIGSLMAGLGPSSYLGAPLAERAVIVQLTILFGYVPIVLVASLLEERDRLSERARAGQLRAERASAAKSRLLANVAHEIKSPIGGVIGIGDLWSGGQLGPVTKTQAEMAAMLVKTARQVEALSHDLLDVARAESGAVKVELRLTDVPGILEDIRAATVLRPEARALSVSVQCEGDGLIAIADSQRLAQIIDNLASNAVKYASSGGSLVLRARRIHDGVRIEVADRGPGLTHEKQAQLFEPFNRLGLERSTVEGHGIGLALAKRLVELQGGSIGVESKPGEGATFWIELPAA; this is encoded by the coding sequence ATGGCCACCGCCCGCGCCCTAGGCGCGACCAATCTGGCGTTCAGCGAGGCACCCGGTGTCGCCGTTCGCCCGACCGTGACGACGGCCGCGAGCCTTTTCGCCCAGCCCCTGGCCCCCATGCTGACCGTGCTCGGCATCGTGGTGCTGGTGATCCTGGCCGTGACGACGGCGAGTGAGGACGGCCTGGTCTCTGCCTTGTGGGCGGCGAACGGACTGGCGGTCGGCGTCTGGCTGCGAAGTGGTCGAGGCACCAGTTTCGACCTGAGTTTCGGTGCCCTGGTGGCGCTCGGCGTGCTTGCGGGAGAATTCCTGGCCGGGAATCCACCCGTCCTGGCCGTCTGGTTCACCGTGGCCAATATGATCGAGATCGTCGCGGCCGTGACGCTGGCCCGGCGGTTCGCACCGACGCTGAACCTGGCGACCGTGACCGGAGCCTCCCGCTTCATCTTCTGGGCGGCGATCGTCGCGCCATTCGTGGCCGGAGTGATTGTCGCCTCGGTCTTGCTGGCGACCTATGGCGCGCCGTTCCTGATGAGCTTCCAGACCTGGTGGTTCGGTCATGCCCTGGGTCTGGCCGTCGTCGCGCCGTTCGTTCTGGCGTTCGAGAAGCGCCAGCTTCAGTCGATGCTCGAACCCCTGCGGGTCGCCGAAACCGTGGGGCTTTTCACACTTCTGGGCGGTGCCTGTATCGTCGTCTATTTCTTTCTGGCGCTGCCAATCAGCTTTGTCGTCATCCCCATACTGATCCTGATCGCGGCCCGGCTGAGACTGCCCGGCGTGACGGCGGCGCTGGTGTTGGTGTCGGTCGCCGCCATCGGTTCGCTGATGGCGGGACTGGGTCCGTCGTCCTACCTGGGGGCACCGTTGGCCGAGCGTGCGGTGATTGTCCAGCTGACGATCCTGTTCGGCTATGTGCCCATTGTGCTGGTCGCCTCGCTGCTGGAAGAGCGCGACCGCCTGTCGGAGCGCGCCAGGGCCGGGCAGCTTCGCGCCGAACGGGCGTCGGCGGCCAAGTCGCGACTGCTGGCCAATGTCGCTCACGAGATCAAGAGTCCCATCGGCGGCGTCATCGGCATCGGCGATCTGTGGTCCGGCGGACAGTTGGGCCCGGTGACGAAGACCCAGGCCGAAATGGCGGCCATGCTGGTCAAGACCGCGCGCCAGGTCGAGGCGCTGTCGCACGATCTTCTGGATGTCGCCCGAGCCGAATCCGGAGCCGTCAAGGTCGAGCTTCGGCTCACCGACGTGCCCGGCATTCTCGAAGACATTCGCGCCGCGACCGTGTTGAGGCCGGAGGCGCGCGCCCTGTCCGTCAGCGTTCAGTGCGAGGGCGACGGGCTGATCGCCATCGCCGATTCGCAGCGACTGGCGCAGATCATCGACAACCTGGCCAGCAATGCGGTGAAGTACGCCAGCTCAGGCGGCAGCCTCGTGCTCCGGGCCCGCCGGATCCATGATGGCGTCCGGATCGAGGTCGCGGATCGCGGGCCGGGCCTGACTCACGAGAAGCAGGCTCAACTGTTCGAGCCCTTCAACCGCCTGGGCCTCGAGCGATCGACGGTCGAGGGCCATGGCATCGGGCTGGCCCTGGCCAAGCGCCTTGTCGAACTGCAGGGCGGATCGATCGGGGTCGAGTCGAAGCCCGGCGAAGGCGCGACCTTCTGGATCGAACTGCCCGCCGCCTGA
- a CDS encoding SOS response-associated peptidase, with translation MCNNYAMKVSPATLMASFADAAIPMLFPEGTPNAEPTASVRPTDPALLIRGDGTGQATLTTVRWGLPPTAPKRPLLINMRTEGRSFTTGRALVPASWFYEYTGTKYPKTKWTIALADRDFITFAALWKSTPEGPRFSLLTVDAGPDIVATHDRQPAVVDPADWAAWLDERVRAPHLRPSPMRRFRVFESAVG, from the coding sequence ATGTGCAACAACTATGCGATGAAGGTGTCGCCGGCGACGCTGATGGCCAGCTTCGCCGACGCTGCGATCCCGATGCTGTTTCCGGAAGGCACCCCCAATGCAGAGCCCACCGCGTCCGTTCGCCCGACCGATCCGGCCCTGCTGATCCGTGGCGACGGGACGGGCCAGGCGACCCTGACCACCGTGCGCTGGGGCCTGCCGCCGACCGCGCCGAAGCGCCCCCTGCTGATCAATATGCGCACCGAGGGCCGCAGCTTCACGACCGGCCGGGCGCTCGTCCCCGCCAGCTGGTTCTACGAATACACCGGCACGAAATACCCGAAGACGAAATGGACCATCGCCCTGGCGGACAGGGACTTCATCACCTTCGCCGCCCTGTGGAAGTCGACGCCCGAAGGCCCTCGCTTCAGCCTGTTGACGGTCGATGCGGGTCCCGACATCGTGGCTACCCATGACCGCCAGCCCGCCGTCGTCGACCCCGCCGACTGGGCGGCCTGGCTGGACGAGCGGGTGCGCGCGCCGCATCTGAGGCCCTCGCCGATGAGGCGGTTCCGGGTGTTCGAGTCGGCGGTGGGGTAA
- a CDS encoding VOC family protein, translating into MRHDGKLDYLELPATDLPGTRAFYEAAFGWTFQDYGPSYVGFNEGLDGGFDADAADRAKAPLPILYADDLEAMLTRVEVAGGRIVKPIFAFPGGRRFHFIDPSGNELAVWSGNG; encoded by the coding sequence ATGCGACACGACGGCAAACTCGACTATCTGGAACTGCCCGCCACGGATCTGCCCGGGACAAGGGCCTTCTACGAAGCCGCCTTCGGCTGGACCTTCCAGGACTACGGCCCCAGCTATGTCGGCTTCAATGAGGGCCTCGACGGCGGCTTCGACGCCGATGCGGCGGACCGCGCAAAGGCCCCTCTGCCGATCCTCTATGCCGACGATCTGGAAGCCATGCTGACCAGGGTCGAGGTGGCCGGCGGCCGGATCGTCAAGCCGATCTTCGCCTTCCCCGGCGGGCGGCGATTCCACTTCATCGACCCCTCCGGCAACGAGCTCGCCGTCTGGTCCGGGAACGGATGA
- a CDS encoding acetyl-CoA C-acyltransferase, giving the protein MSDPVVIVSSARTPMGGFQGALSGVKATALGATAVKAAVERAGLDPAKIEQIYMGCVLPAGLGQAPARQAAIGAGLGQHVEATTVNKMCGSGLQAVMMASDSLAAGSADVIVAGGMESMTGAPYLMTKHRGGSRIGHDVIVDSMYLDGLEDAYTPGKLMGSFAEDSARTYQFTREAQDAYALESLSRALKAIETGAFEAEITPVEVAGRKGTITVSQDEQPGKAMPEKIPTLKPAFSKDGTITAANASSISDGAAALVMTRESVARALNLPVVARIVSHAAHAHEPGLFTTAPVPAMQKALKKAGWTVEDVDLWEINEAFAVVPMIAMQEMGIDHARLNVNGGATALGHPIGASGARVLTTLIAALQARGRSRGMASLCIGGGEAVAIAVEIA; this is encoded by the coding sequence ATGTCCGATCCCGTCGTCATCGTCTCCTCTGCCCGGACGCCCATGGGCGGCTTCCAGGGTGCCCTGAGCGGGGTCAAGGCGACCGCGCTGGGGGCCACCGCGGTGAAGGCCGCCGTCGAACGCGCCGGTCTCGATCCGGCGAAGATCGAGCAGATCTACATGGGCTGCGTCCTGCCCGCCGGCCTCGGCCAGGCCCCCGCCCGCCAGGCCGCGATCGGTGCCGGTCTGGGCCAGCACGTCGAGGCGACCACGGTCAACAAGATGTGCGGTTCGGGTCTGCAGGCCGTGATGATGGCCTCCGACAGCCTCGCGGCGGGCAGTGCCGACGTCATCGTCGCGGGTGGCATGGAATCGATGACCGGTGCCCCCTATCTGATGACGAAACACCGTGGCGGTTCCCGCATCGGCCACGACGTCATCGTCGACAGCATGTATCTGGACGGGCTGGAGGACGCCTATACGCCCGGCAAGCTGATGGGGAGTTTCGCCGAGGATTCGGCCCGGACCTATCAGTTCACGCGCGAGGCCCAGGACGCCTATGCCCTCGAAAGCCTCAGCCGCGCGCTGAAGGCCATCGAGACCGGAGCCTTCGAGGCCGAGATCACCCCGGTCGAGGTCGCGGGCCGCAAGGGCACCATCACGGTCAGCCAGGACGAACAGCCCGGCAAGGCCATGCCGGAAAAGATCCCGACCCTGAAGCCGGCGTTCAGCAAGGACGGCACCATCACCGCCGCCAATGCCTCTTCGATCTCCGACGGTGCCGCGGCCCTCGTCATGACGCGCGAGAGCGTGGCCAGGGCTCTGAACCTGCCCGTCGTCGCCCGCATCGTCAGCCACGCCGCCCACGCCCATGAACCGGGCCTGTTCACCACCGCCCCGGTCCCGGCGATGCAGAAGGCGTTGAAGAAGGCCGGCTGGACCGTCGAGGACGTCGATCTGTGGGAGATCAACGAGGCCTTCGCCGTCGTCCCCATGATCGCCATGCAGGAAATGGGCATCGACCACGCCAGGCTGAACGTGAACGGCGGTGCCACGGCCCTGGGTCACCCCATCGGTGCCTCGGGTGCCCGCGTTCTGACGACGCTGATCGCGGCGCTGCAGGCGCGGGGCCGGTCGAGGGGCATGGCCTCCCTGTGCATCGGCGGCGGAGAAGCGGTCGCCATTGCGGTCGAGATCGCCTGA